The DNA window TTATTGTTTTAGATGCAGATTTGTCTAAATCTACTAAAACTGACACATTTAAAAATGTTTGCCCTGATCGCTTCTTTAACGTAGGCATTGCAGAACAAAACTTGATTTCTGTTGGTGCCGGACTTGCAGCAGCAGGCAAAATTCCATTTGTTTCTTCCTTTGCTATGTTTGCAACAGGTCGTGCATTTGAACAAATTCGGAATGCTGTATGTTATCCAAAATTGAATGTAAAAGTATGTGCTACTCATGCTGGTATTACTGTAGGTGAAGATGGTGCTACACATCAAAGCTTGGAAGATATTTCTTGTATGCGTACTTTACCTAATATGACTGTAGTAGTACCTGCAGATGAACGTGAAACAGAAGCAGTAGTTGAATGGGCTGCATCTTATGAAGGTCCTGTATATGTTCGTTTAGGCCGTGCTGGAGTAGATGATGTTACAGCTGAAGGTTATACATTCGTACCTGGTAAATCTACTACATTAGTAGATGGTTCTGATGTAACAATTATCGCTTGTGGTGCTTTGGTTGGACCTGCAGTAGAAGCAGCTAAAACTTTAGCTGAATCTAATGTGTCTGCTCGCGTTATCAATATGGCATCTATTAAGCCTATCGATGCAGAAGCAATTGTAAAAGCAGCTACTGAAACAGGTGCTATTGTAACAGCAGAAGAACATAATATCATTGGTGGTCTTGGTTCTGCTGTGTCTGAAGTTGTTGTGGCAAATAAGCCTGTTCCTATGGAATTCGTTGGTGTCCAAGATACATTTGGGGAGAGTGGTACGCCAAAAGAATTGATGGCTAAATATGGTTTGACAGCAAAAGACATTGTAGAAGCAGTAAAACGTGTAATCACTCGTAAATAATCAAAGGGGATCCCATGATTGAATTTAAGAATGTTAGTAAAGTCTATGATAATGGTTCTGTTGCATTAGACGATGTGTGTTTAACTATAAATGAGGGCGAATTTGTCCTCATTTGTGGTCACAGCGGTGCAGGGAAATCAACTCTATTTAAATTGTTAACTCATGAAGTAGTACCTGATTCTGGTACTGTCATTGTTGATGATTTTGATGTTACGCGTATGAATCGTAGTAAAATTCCAAAATTACGTAGAAAACTTGGTGTTGTATTCCAAGATTTCCGTTTATTACCAAACAAAACGGTATCAGAAAATATTGCCTTTGCGCTTGAAGTAATTGAAGAAAAACCAAAGGTAATTAAGGAAAAGGTAAGTCATGTACTAGAACTTGTTGGCTTAAGTGATAAAGCAAATGATTTACCAGAGGATCTGTCTGGTGGTGAACAACAACGTGTTGCTATTGCTCGCGCTATTGTAAATCGTCCATCTGTACTTATTGCTGATGAACCGACTGGTAACTTAGATCCTGATACAAGTAAAGGTATTGTAGATTTGTTTAAGCATATCAATAATTTTGGCACAACTGTTATTATGGTTACCCATAATATGGATCTTGTTTCGTATTTAAATAAACGTGTTATTCGTCTAAAAGATGGTCGCGTTCAAAGTGATAATATGAGAGGTGCAGAAATTAATGAAGCCTAGAACATTGAAATACTTTTTTAAAGAAGCCCTCAAATCTATGAAGCGTAACGGTCTTATGACGTTAGCATCTATTTCTACAGTGGCTTTATCTTTAT is part of the Veillonella sp. genome and encodes:
- a CDS encoding transketolase family protein, coding for MGKATREAYGNALARIGKENTNIIVLDADLSKSTKTDTFKNVCPDRFFNVGIAEQNLISVGAGLAAAGKIPFVSSFAMFATGRAFEQIRNAVCYPKLNVKVCATHAGITVGEDGATHQSLEDISCMRTLPNMTVVVPADERETEAVVEWAASYEGPVYVRLGRAGVDDVTAEGYTFVPGKSTTLVDGSDVTIIACGALVGPAVEAAKTLAESNVSARVINMASIKPIDAEAIVKAATETGAIVTAEEHNIIGGLGSAVSEVVVANKPVPMEFVGVQDTFGESGTPKELMAKYGLTAKDIVEAVKRVITRK
- the ftsE gene encoding cell division ATP-binding protein FtsE, with product MIEFKNVSKVYDNGSVALDDVCLTINEGEFVLICGHSGAGKSTLFKLLTHEVVPDSGTVIVDDFDVTRMNRSKIPKLRRKLGVVFQDFRLLPNKTVSENIAFALEVIEEKPKVIKEKVSHVLELVGLSDKANDLPEDLSGGEQQRVAIARAIVNRPSVLIADEPTGNLDPDTSKGIVDLFKHINNFGTTVIMVTHNMDLVSYLNKRVIRLKDGRVQSDNMRGAEINEA